One region of Pyramidobacter sp. YE332 genomic DNA includes:
- a CDS encoding ROK family protein — MIAAADLGGHTLTAGLVESGRVLRKKTVPTPPPRTPSAVCAALAALLAELEAGDAPLVMGVPGMVLDGRSIGCCPNLNGWDGLTDYALGELTGRETSLANDCDCAALGEMRGGAARGLKDFVFCALGTGVGGAVIVGGRLVRGRLGRTGEIGHFPLLEDRGCGCGGRGHVESFFSADVLERAGEKYGYGGDMRTLWEQRENAWLARPFAEGLRALACAFTTLTHLLDPEAIVVGGGLSHLDGLLDDLRDYMQPLLSPVYRPGPEIRLALLGEDAPLLGAEALWAEVHPNG; from the coding sequence ATGATCGCCGCGGCGGATCTTGGCGGGCACACGCTGACGGCCGGGCTGGTCGAAAGCGGGCGCGTGCTGCGCAAAAAGACCGTGCCGACGCCGCCGCCGCGCACGCCGTCAGCTGTCTGTGCGGCGCTGGCGGCGCTGCTGGCGGAACTGGAAGCCGGCGACGCGCCGCTGGTCATGGGCGTGCCGGGTATGGTGCTCGACGGCCGGAGCATCGGCTGCTGCCCGAACCTGAACGGCTGGGACGGGCTGACGGACTATGCCCTTGGCGAACTGACCGGGCGCGAAACGTCCCTCGCCAACGACTGCGACTGCGCGGCCTTAGGCGAGATGCGTGGCGGCGCGGCGCGGGGGCTGAAAGACTTCGTCTTCTGCGCGCTGGGCACCGGCGTGGGCGGCGCCGTGATCGTCGGCGGACGGCTCGTGCGCGGCCGGCTCGGCCGCACCGGCGAGATCGGCCACTTCCCGCTGCTGGAGGACCGCGGCTGCGGCTGCGGCGGGCGCGGCCACGTGGAAAGCTTTTTTTCCGCCGACGTTCTGGAACGCGCCGGCGAGAAATACGGCTATGGGGGCGACATGAGAACCCTCTGGGAACAGCGCGAGAACGCCTGGCTGGCTCGTCCTTTCGCCGAGGGACTGCGCGCGCTGGCCTGCGCCTTTACGACGCTGACCCATCTGCTCGACCCCGAGGCGATCGTCGTCGGCGGCGGCCTGTCGCATCTCGACGGTTTGCTCGACGACCTGCGCGACTACATGCAGCCGCTGCTCTCGCCCGTGTACCGCCCGGGGCCGGAGATACGGCTGGCGCTCCTCGGCGAGGACGCGCCGCTGCTCGGCGCCGAAGCTCTGTGGGCGGAAGTTCACCCGAACGGGTGA
- a CDS encoding acyl-ACP thioesterase domain-containing protein, translating into MALMFTKKFAVPQSEVTPCRALKPFHLLNMLQDAADGAVDAMNPPPDYWRCGCAWMLHQYSIRLDRPLMSGDAGAINTGHMPLRDLYSVRRFRLLDGRGKQTGLADSMWIFVDLASRRPVRLSRRLPEVFMEKAEETPFEPVFVAPKRLERADRSVRLHVRLGELDANGHVNNAYYLSWAAEAVPREVYMSCGLVEADILYKHEAVYGMDLTVTTQQDGLDFRHEIRSDGGELIAQFSTRWAEVGSARP; encoded by the coding sequence ATGGCCCTGATGTTCACGAAAAAATTCGCGGTCCCCCAGTCGGAGGTGACGCCCTGCCGCGCGCTGAAACCGTTTCACCTGCTGAACATGCTTCAGGACGCGGCGGACGGCGCCGTCGACGCCATGAATCCGCCGCCCGACTACTGGCGTTGCGGCTGCGCATGGATGCTGCACCAGTATTCGATCCGCCTCGACCGGCCGCTGATGAGCGGCGACGCGGGCGCGATCAACACAGGGCACATGCCGTTGCGCGATCTCTATTCGGTGCGCCGCTTCCGGCTGCTCGACGGGCGGGGAAAGCAGACCGGGCTCGCCGACAGCATGTGGATCTTCGTCGATCTGGCCTCGCGGCGTCCCGTGCGGTTGAGCCGCCGCCTGCCGGAGGTGTTCATGGAAAAGGCCGAGGAGACGCCGTTCGAGCCGGTCTTCGTGGCGCCGAAAAGGCTGGAGCGCGCCGATCGGTCCGTGCGGCTGCACGTGCGTCTCGGCGAGCTGGACGCAAACGGCCACGTCAACAACGCCTATTATCTGAGCTGGGCCGCCGAAGCCGTGCCGCGCGAGGTCTACATGAGCTGCGGCCTCGTCGAGGCCGACATCCTCTACAAGCATGAAGCCGTCTACGGCATGGACCTGACGGTGACGACGCAGCAGGACGGCCTGGACTTCCGTCACGAGATCCGCAGCGACGGCGGCGAGCTGATCGCCCAGTTCTCGACGCGCTGGGCCGAAGTGGGGAGCGCGCGGCCATGA
- the lysA gene encoding diaminopimelate decarboxylase produces the protein MNHLIWGGCDTVTLAERYGTPLYVMDETMLRDRCRRLRAAAAGRSARVCYAGKAFLNAAMARLIDEEGLCLDTVSPGEFHIACAAGFPTERVTLHGNAKTEEFLAAGLERGVGAVAVDSEDELALLARLCAKRGARQKILLRLSPGIEARTHRSIQTAQKDCKFGVPLAHLERAVRFALGASGLDLAGLHVHVGSQIRDVETYLRAADRMTEIMLKLREATGFAARELDLGGGFAIPERPGEAGAPAERFVAAILDRVDARCAELGLERPEVAFEPGRWIAGEAGITLYTVQGVKEIPGVRTYVAVDGGMTDNPRPQLYQAEYGVLLVNDTERPADRRAAIAGPCCETGDVLTLDTPVPELRRGDVLAVPLTGAYNYSMFSTYNCALRPAVIFARDGQARVAVRRQTLDELLSGQLEWAGNSRRNAAAGSGKTV, from the coding sequence ATGAATCATTTGATCTGGGGCGGCTGCGATACGGTGACGCTGGCCGAACGATACGGCACGCCGCTGTACGTGATGGACGAAACGATGCTGCGCGACCGCTGCCGGCGGCTGCGCGCCGCGGCAGCGGGGCGGAGCGCGCGCGTCTGCTACGCCGGCAAGGCTTTTCTGAACGCCGCCATGGCCCGCCTGATCGACGAAGAAGGGCTGTGCCTCGACACCGTGTCGCCGGGCGAGTTCCATATCGCCTGCGCGGCGGGCTTCCCGACGGAGCGCGTGACGCTGCACGGCAACGCCAAGACGGAAGAGTTCCTCGCCGCCGGGCTGGAACGCGGCGTCGGCGCGGTGGCGGTCGACAGCGAAGACGAGCTGGCGCTGCTGGCGCGCCTCTGCGCGAAACGCGGCGCCCGGCAGAAGATCCTGCTGCGCCTCAGCCCCGGCATCGAGGCGCGTACGCACCGTTCCATCCAGACGGCGCAGAAGGACTGCAAGTTCGGCGTGCCTCTGGCGCATCTGGAGCGCGCCGTGCGCTTCGCCCTCGGCGCGTCGGGGCTCGACCTGGCGGGGCTGCACGTCCACGTCGGCAGCCAGATCCGCGACGTCGAAACCTATCTGCGGGCGGCGGACCGCATGACGGAGATCATGCTGAAGCTGCGCGAAGCGACGGGCTTCGCGGCGCGCGAGCTCGACCTCGGCGGCGGCTTCGCCATTCCCGAGCGTCCCGGCGAGGCCGGAGCGCCGGCGGAACGCTTTGTCGCCGCCATCCTCGACCGCGTCGACGCGCGCTGCGCCGAGCTGGGTCTGGAGCGTCCCGAAGTCGCCTTCGAGCCGGGACGGTGGATAGCGGGCGAGGCGGGAATTACGCTCTACACGGTACAGGGCGTCAAGGAGATCCCCGGCGTGCGCACCTACGTGGCGGTGGACGGCGGCATGACGGACAACCCGCGCCCGCAGCTTTACCAGGCGGAATACGGGGTGCTCTTGGTCAACGACACGGAACGCCCCGCAGACCGCCGCGCCGCGATCGCCGGGCCGTGCTGCGAGACGGGCGACGTGCTGACGCTCGACACTCCCGTGCCGGAGCTGCGCCGCGGCGACGTGCTGGCCGTGCCGCTGACGGGCGCCTACAATTATTCCATGTTCAGCACCTACAACTGCGCCCTGCGCCCCGCCGTGATCTTCGCCCGCGACGGACAGGCCCGCGTGGCGGTGCGCCGGCAGACGCTCGACGAGCTGCTGAGCGGTCAGCTGGAGTGGGCGGGGAATTCGCGGCGGAACGCCGCCGCTGGATCCGGTAAAACGGTATGA
- a CDS encoding Na+/H+ antiporter NhaC family protein, with translation MSHRRISLVLFVAAALVAALCGTACAAADEAASPYFGVLSLLPPVVAIVLCLTTHEVIPSLFVGSWIAGTMVNGWNPIYGFGAAIENIWNSLGDPWGARIFMTCIVMSGMVGVMQAGGGVRAAVNALSRKVRSSRSAMLFTELAGIVIFFEDYVTAAVVGTTMRPISDSYRVSKEKLSYLVDSTAAPVAAIAGVSSWVAYMVGQIGKQYGELGIQGSAYNTYLRSIPFVFYNLIALLLVTLVVLSRRDFGPMLAAERRARSTGKVLRDGAMPLTSAAGDPDLEPAENAPDRVVNFVLPVVFLVVFIVGMLLVTGGFPKAGLSEAMANSDSSLALIYGSYAAAVMTLALFRLQRAASLSRLFRGFLKGGQAVFVGSMILIYAWGISASIKSVGTAAYLVSVTKDFLAPGWIPLLTFLTGMVISFCTGTSYGTMGILMPIVVPLLAKVSAAAGIDVTTYMLPTVGAVFAGAVFGDHCSPISDTTIMSSMFCGADHIDHVKTQLPYALLAGVGAAASYLCIALGLNHWLSLAVGAALVAAAFFAVSGRVDDYAPAGAETRD, from the coding sequence ATGTCTCACCGTCGAATTTCTCTGGTGCTTTTCGTCGCGGCCGCTCTCGTGGCGGCGCTTTGCGGAACGGCGTGTGCCGCCGCGGACGAAGCGGCCTCGCCTTACTTCGGGGTTCTGTCGCTGCTGCCGCCTGTGGTCGCCATCGTGCTCTGCCTGACCACGCACGAGGTCATTCCCTCGCTGTTCGTCGGCAGCTGGATCGCCGGCACCATGGTCAACGGCTGGAATCCGATTTACGGTTTTGGCGCGGCCATCGAGAACATCTGGAACTCGCTCGGTGATCCGTGGGGCGCCCGCATCTTCATGACGTGCATCGTCATGAGCGGCATGGTCGGCGTCATGCAGGCGGGCGGCGGGGTGCGCGCCGCCGTCAACGCCCTGTCGCGCAAGGTCAGGAGCAGCCGCAGCGCCATGCTGTTCACCGAGCTGGCCGGGATCGTGATTTTTTTTGAGGACTACGTGACCGCCGCCGTGGTCGGCACGACGATGCGTCCCATTTCCGACAGCTACCGGGTGTCGAAGGAAAAACTGTCCTATCTCGTGGACAGCACGGCCGCTCCGGTGGCGGCCATCGCCGGCGTCTCGTCCTGGGTGGCCTATATGGTCGGCCAGATCGGCAAACAGTACGGCGAGCTCGGCATTCAGGGCAGCGCTTACAACACGTATCTTCGGTCCATCCCGTTCGTGTTCTACAATCTGATCGCTCTTCTGCTGGTGACGCTGGTGGTTCTGAGCCGCCGCGATTTTGGGCCGATGCTGGCCGCCGAGCGCCGCGCCCGCAGCACCGGCAAAGTCCTTCGCGACGGCGCCATGCCGTTGACGAGTGCGGCCGGAGATCCCGACCTCGAGCCGGCCGAAAACGCGCCCGACCGCGTCGTCAACTTCGTGCTGCCGGTCGTGTTTCTCGTGGTTTTCATCGTCGGCATGCTGCTGGTCACGGGAGGTTTTCCAAAAGCGGGGCTGAGCGAAGCCATGGCCAACTCCGACAGCTCGCTGGCGCTGATCTACGGTTCTTACGCCGCGGCGGTGATGACGCTGGCGCTGTTCCGTCTTCAGCGCGCGGCCAGCCTGAGCCGCCTGTTCCGCGGCTTTCTCAAGGGCGGCCAGGCGGTCTTCGTCGGTTCGATGATCCTCATCTACGCCTGGGGCATCAGCGCTTCGATCAAATCCGTCGGCACGGCGGCGTATCTCGTCTCGGTCACGAAGGACTTTCTCGCCCCCGGCTGGATCCCGCTGCTGACCTTCCTGACGGGCATGGTCATCTCCTTCTGCACAGGCACGTCCTACGGCACGATGGGAATCCTGATGCCTATCGTCGTGCCGCTGCTGGCCAAAGTTTCGGCCGCAGCCGGCATCGACGTGACGACCTACATGCTGCCCACCGTCGGCGCCGTGTTCGCCGGCGCCGTCTTCGGCGATCACTGCAGTCCCATCAGCGATACGACGATCATGTCGTCCATGTTCTGCGGCGCCGATCACATCGACCACGTCAAGACGCAGCTTCCTTACGCGCTTCTGGCGGGCGTGGGGGCGGCGGCAAGCTATCTCTGCATTGCCCTCGGCCTGAATCACTGGCTGTCGCTGGCAGTCGGGGCGGCGCTGGTCGCGGCGGCCTTCTTCGCCGTGTCCGGCCGCGTCGATGACTACGCTCCCGCCGGCGCCGAAACGCGGGATTGA